Genomic DNA from Shewanella woodyi ATCC 51908:
CCAGCCCTGCTCAGATTCATCTAATCCTTGCTCCGCGCTTAAGGAGCGGTATCTGGCTAGATTCAATGTTAAATAGTGGTGACTGCGCACATGGAGATCTAATATCGATTCTGGAGTATGTACTTTTAGCTGTGATACCTCTTCATCTAAGCTTAGATAGAAATCAAAGGTGATATCTTCAAGGGTTAATCGAGAGTCCTGCAACGCCTGAGTTAATGGCTCTAGATGGCTAAGGTGCAGTTGCCATTTCTGTTTTTGAAATTCGATAATTTGCCCCTCTGCGAGTATGCAGTTGTCATCGGTTTCACTGTCAATGGATGAGACTTTCCAGTTATCCATCTTTGGGTCATGAAATATGGCTAATTCTGGATTTGAGTGAGGAAGTAGATTGTACTCCTCAAGTGTAATGGCATCATTAAGGTGTTGATTATCTTCTCCAGGCACGGCGTAGGGGATAAGAAGGTCGGCAGGTGCATCGGTATTTTCTAAACAATATTCCTGATGTTCTAAGGAGGCAAAATTAATCTTATCTCCCGCTTTCAGTGGATAGCGCTTATTACTAAAGAGTTTTATCTTATTTAACCAGCAGCCATTTGTGCTGATATCTCGAATAGTCCAGATGCCATCACTCCACTCTATTATCGCATGGATTTTTGATATATCTGAATGACTTATTAGCGTATTTACTGAATAAGCTAAACGTCCAAAACTGTGGTGGGCATAAAGGTAAACTTTAGAGTTTGAATTCGGATCAATGATATACGCCATTTAACTGCTCCCTTTCATAATTAAATAAAGTCCGATTTTATTTAAAGTAAAGGTTAACCCTGAATAACCTTCGCCACCGTTAAATTGTAGCTATCTATTTTACGAACCTCTAATTATAGATATCATTTTATTATTTTCGCTTCTATCTTAACGCGTTAAAAAAACCGTGGCTAGTAATGAAAATAAATTGTAAATAAAGTGGTGGCTTTTTATTGTCAAAGTCGCACCAAAACAAGGCAGTGGCACTGTTATTGTCCAAGTTCTTACACTCTATTTTTTATATCTGGTTGATTTAAATATATTAAATGATTGGCATAACTAGTGCAAAGTTAAGGGTAAATAAACCTTAGCTGTATCTGGAGTGCTGATGTTGTTTGGTCGAAAAAATAGAAAGCCCATTGTGATCCCAAGTAAGCAAGTTGCGAAGTGGAAATACACTACGTGTAATTATTGCTCTACAGGCTGCTCTATTGAGATAGGCTTGAATGAGCATAATAAGATAGTGACAACTCGTGGTCATGCAGGGGCCGATGTTAATCGAGGTAAGCTATGTATTAAGGGGATCCTTGAACATGAGCTATTTGAAAGTCCGGGCCGAGGCAGTGCACCGCTTGTTCGTAATCAACATTTCGAGGAGTTCGAGGAAAGTTCTTGGGATCATGCCTTAGATACGACTGCGAGCAAGATAAAGCAGATCCAAGCCGAGTATGGACGTGATGCATTTGCCATTGTCTCTTCGGGTCAGCTATTAACTGAAGAGTTCTACACCTTAGGCAAGCTTGCTCGTGGCGTGATTGGCACCAATAATTATGATGGCAACACGACTTTGTGTATGGCATCGGCGGTGAGTGGTTATAAGCGCTCCTTTGGCGCCGACGGGCCACCGGGTTGCTATGAAGATTTCGAACACACTCACTGTTTAATGGCCTTTGGCTCTAACCTTCCTGAGCAGCACCCCATCATCTATTGGCGTCTAAAAGAGGCGTTAGAGAAGCGTCACTTCCCGCTCATTGTTGTCGACCCTAGAGTGACTATGCTGGCGCAGTTTGCTGATATTCACCTGCCTATTACGCCGGGAACCGATTGTGTACTGATTAATGCCATGCTGCATGTGATCATCAAAGAGGGTTTGCAAGATCAAACCTATATTGATGCCCATACTCAAGGCTTTGAAGCAGTCAAAGCGCTTGTTGGTGCATATAGCCCAGAAATTGCTCAGCATATCTGCGGCATCGATGAAGACACCATACGCAATGTGGCGAGGCTGTACGCTAATGCGCCGGCTGCGATGAGTATCTGGACCATGGGGATCAATCAATCAACCCATGGCTCCGACGGTGTCGCGAACATCAATAACCTCAATATGCTCACCGGTAACATAGGCAAGCCAGGCGGCACTAGTTTATCGATAACCGGTCAGTGTAACGCCATGGGTACCCGAGAGTGGTCATCATGTTCTGGGCTACCCGGTTACCGTTATTTGGAAAATAGGGCTGACCGAGATGAGATCGCGGCGTTTTGGGGGATTGATCCAGACTTTTTTCCAGAAAAGCGTGGTTTGGCCGAGACCGATATTTTTCCCGCAATAGAAACTGGCGAGATTAAAGGCTTGTGGATTGTGGCCACGAATCCGATGACCTCAATGCCAAATACACCACGAATACGTAAGGCGTTAGAGAAGTTAGATTTTTTGGTGGTTCAAGATGTATATCAGGATGTTGAAACCAATCAATATTCCCATGTGTATCTTCCTGCGTCTGTGTGGGCAGAGAAAGAGGGCACCCATACCAATACCGAGCGCAGAGTCAATCTCATTAGCAATGTGTTACCTCCCTATAAAAACTCTAAACCGGATTTTTGGATCTTTAATCAACTGGCGAAACGCTTTGAGAATGGTCAGATGATCCATTTTCCTGAGACGCCAGAGGGGGCATTTGAGGAGATGAAATACCTGTCTAAAGGTAAGTTGCCACACGGCGCACCGCGTAACCTAGATATTTCGGGGATGAGCTATGCAAAAATTGCCGCCGCTAAAGGGATACAGTGGCCATTTCGAGAAACGGATGAGGGGTTAAAGGGGGGAGCTAGGCTCTATAGCGATGGCGTATTTGCCACGCAAACGGGCAAGGCGAACCTTATTCCTGTGGATTTTTACAATAATAATGAGCAGCCCTGTGATGAGTATCCTTTTTGGCTTAATAGTGGCCGTGTGGTTGAGCATTTTCATACCCGTACCCGTACAGGAAAGATAGGTAACTGTAATAAGTTCAGCCCAACCGCCTATATGGAGATGAATCCAGATGCGGCGAATGCATTAGGGGTTAAACATCAAAGCTATGTGCGTTTAACCAGCCGTCGAGGCGATGCGGTTGTGATGGTGCAGCTAACACAGAGAGTGCCGCGTAATATGGTCTTTATCCCTTTTCATTATCACGATTGCGTAAACAGGCTGACACTCGGCTTACTCGATCCCTACTCCCGTCAGCCAGCCTTTAAACAGTGTGCAACCCGAATTGAGGCGATTGATCAAGTTGAAGCCGCCCGTATCAATGCCGAGCGACGTGCATTTTGATTTGTAAACCGCAGGGTGAATTTAAGGACATAGTGATGAGTATAGAAAACATAGAAGAGCCAAAAATAACAGCTAGCATCAAGAAAGTTGATGTCGATCTGTATATCCCTGAGCAGGCAACGAGTACAAGTTCAAAAAAAGAGACGGCCTCAAATAGAGCTGAGGAGAATAAAGAGCAACAGGGACGCTCAAATCACTGGGAAGTGAGAACAGATGAGCAAGCTTATGCTTATTTGCCAAAAACAGAAAGTGAAATTGAAAATCGTTACGGCAAGCGAATTGATCTTGTTGAGTTGACCGATAAACCGGTAGGTCGCTCCATGTTTATTAATGACAACCCGCAAGTTGGCACTAATTCAGATCGTAATAAACAGCATGGGTTTTTCTTTACCGCCGATAACTGTATCGGCTGTCATGCCTGTGAGTCAGCCTGTTCTGAGAAGAATGATAATCCTGCGCACTTGGCATTTCGCTCTGTAGGGTATGTGGAGGGGGGCTCATACCCAGATTATAAACGGATGAATATCTCCATGGCCTGTAACCATTGTGATGATCCGGTGTGTTTAAAAGGGTGTCCAACGAGGGCATACACCAAACATGCGGAGTATGGCGCTGTATTGCAAGACCCTGAGACCTGTTTTGGTTGCGGTTACTGCACTTGGGTTTGCCCCTACAATGCACCTCAGTTAGATCCAGTAAAAGGGCAGGTATCTAAATGTAATATGTGTGTCGATAGGCTCGAAGTTGGACTTAAGCCTGCTTGTGTGTCGGCGTGTGTGGGTAACGCGCTCGATTTTGGCGTGATAGAGAATACACCAGAGAACAGAGAGCAGTGTAAAACCGCTATACCTGGCTTTCCATCTCCTGAGATCACCCATCCCAATATTCGTTTTCAGCAGACAAAAACACTACCTGATGAGCTGACTCGCACTGACAATATGCCAGTTAAATACCATAAGGATCCCCAAGGTCATTATCAGCCTGTGGTGGATCAAAAGGTGGGTAAGCAAAAACATTGGAATCTGCAAAAGTTAAACAGTCGAGAAAACCCTCTGGTGCTATTTACCTTGTTGGCGCAAGCTGCACTGGGGGCATTTATCATTCCATTTTTAGGGGCACTAGCAGGCATAGAGATGTTTGAGGTATTTATCGGCTCTAACTTCTTCCTGCCATTGGTGTTACTTTCAATTGTGCTGATGTCACTGGGCTTATTTATGAGTGTGACTCACTTAGGCAAACCTTTTCGTTTTTACCGAGGTTTTAATAATCTGCGTTACTCACCCATGAGCCGCGAA
This window encodes:
- a CDS encoding FHA domain-containing protein; the encoded protein is MAYIIDPNSNSKVYLYAHHSFGRLAYSVNTLISHSDISKIHAIIEWSDGIWTIRDISTNGCWLNKIKLFSNKRYPLKAGDKINFASLEHQEYCLENTDAPADLLIPYAVPGEDNQHLNDAITLEEYNLLPHSNPELAIFHDPKMDNWKVSSIDSETDDNCILAEGQIIEFQKQKWQLHLSHLEPLTQALQDSRLTLEDITFDFYLSLDEEVSQLKVHTPESILDLHVRSHHYLTLNLARYRSLSAEQGLDESEQGWVYAEQLVKDLGIEIRHLNIQIHRARKQFSDSVNVNDAEYIIQRQAGKVRFGSANFNIYKGQKLECGLHQNRESTPSDSQTQYGHH
- a CDS encoding molybdopterin oxidoreductase family protein, producing the protein MLFGRKNRKPIVIPSKQVAKWKYTTCNYCSTGCSIEIGLNEHNKIVTTRGHAGADVNRGKLCIKGILEHELFESPGRGSAPLVRNQHFEEFEESSWDHALDTTASKIKQIQAEYGRDAFAIVSSGQLLTEEFYTLGKLARGVIGTNNYDGNTTLCMASAVSGYKRSFGADGPPGCYEDFEHTHCLMAFGSNLPEQHPIIYWRLKEALEKRHFPLIVVDPRVTMLAQFADIHLPITPGTDCVLINAMLHVIIKEGLQDQTYIDAHTQGFEAVKALVGAYSPEIAQHICGIDEDTIRNVARLYANAPAAMSIWTMGINQSTHGSDGVANINNLNMLTGNIGKPGGTSLSITGQCNAMGTREWSSCSGLPGYRYLENRADRDEIAAFWGIDPDFFPEKRGLAETDIFPAIETGEIKGLWIVATNPMTSMPNTPRIRKALEKLDFLVVQDVYQDVETNQYSHVYLPASVWAEKEGTHTNTERRVNLISNVLPPYKNSKPDFWIFNQLAKRFENGQMIHFPETPEGAFEEMKYLSKGKLPHGAPRNLDISGMSYAKIAAAKGIQWPFRETDEGLKGGARLYSDGVFATQTGKANLIPVDFYNNNEQPCDEYPFWLNSGRVVEHFHTRTRTGKIGNCNKFSPTAYMEMNPDAANALGVKHQSYVRLTSRRGDAVVMVQLTQRVPRNMVFIPFHYHDCVNRLTLGLLDPYSRQPAFKQCATRIEAIDQVEAARINAERRAF
- a CDS encoding DmsC/YnfH family molybdoenzyme membrane anchor subunit, with translation MSIENIEEPKITASIKKVDVDLYIPEQATSTSSKKETASNRAEENKEQQGRSNHWEVRTDEQAYAYLPKTESEIENRYGKRIDLVELTDKPVGRSMFINDNPQVGTNSDRNKQHGFFFTADNCIGCHACESACSEKNDNPAHLAFRSVGYVEGGSYPDYKRMNISMACNHCDDPVCLKGCPTRAYTKHAEYGAVLQDPETCFGCGYCTWVCPYNAPQLDPVKGQVSKCNMCVDRLEVGLKPACVSACVGNALDFGVIENTPENREQCKTAIPGFPSPEITHPNIRFQQTKTLPDELTRTDNMPVKYHKDPQGHYQPVVDQKVGKQKHWNLQKLNSRENPLVLFTLLAQAALGAFIIPFLGALAGIEMFEVFIGSNFFLPLVLLSIVLMSLGLFMSVTHLGKPFRFYRGFNNLRYSPMSREGFGLAMFSAGLGVTSLLLLPSNAWVISSINQLIGVDLSASVSGLTLKPWVLGFGGFATLAGLAGLYYMNQCYQIKARPFWNHWQTVTSFVGNSLSLGVMVSGAVLLISIDVEGAGFSDALQILGLIFVLGQMIEAVGLIGHNMMLNRSENEGGAAHYVQCTTFGKTYLLRNYLLGFNLFMGCGLLMTAQVQDVSEPITVAVWLSLSLVNIVTAVIGRALFYNLVIPTTMPGAFFWKNKGFEQHARDVGLADNPACGVAPLAH